The Microbacterium sp. W4I20 genome segment CGGTCTTCTCCGCTGCACCCGCGCAGGAGACGAGACTGAGGGCGATCGCCAGCGCACCCGCTGCGGCCGTCACCACTCGACTGAGTCGACGCATCATCCTCCCTCCGCGATCACGGTATCGCATGGCACGAGCACGCACCTTCATCGAAATCAGCTCAGCTGGGCGAAGGATGGGGATGGTGACGTCTTCACGGACTCCGGCGATCAGAGCCAGTTGCGTCTTCCGTTAGCGTCGGTCTCATGGATGACACGCACACACGCCGCTGGGCCGTCACGGGAGCCGCTGGGACGATCGGACGTGCGCTCCGCGCGCACCTCGCCGAGACATCGGTCGAACTCGTATCGATCGATGTCTCGGAGATCACCCGAGTGGGCCGGTCGGAACGCCTCGTCCGCTGCGACATCGGCGATCTGACCGGTCTGGAGAGCGCCTTCGAAGGATGTGAGGGCGTGGTCCATCTGGCCGGAATCGCCGACGAGGCGGACTTCCACGACCTCGCCGAGGTCAACATCGTCGGCACGTACCACGTGCTCGAGGCGGCGCGCCGCGCCGGAGTCGGCCGCGTCGTGTACGCCAGTAGTAACCGCCTGACCGGGTCCTACCCGACCGAGACGCTGGTGGACGAAGCAATGCCTCCCCGCCCCGACGGGTTCTACGGGGTATCCAAGGTCGCCGGTGAGGCGCTCTGCCGGCTCTACACGGACAAGTTCGACCTGAGCACGATCGCTCTGCGAATCGGTACGTACGAACCTGCTCCGGGCTCAGCGCGCGAGATGCGCACCTGGCTCAGCCCTGGCGATGCACTCCGCGCCTTCGACGCCGCGATGACCACCCCGCAGGCGCACACGGTGTTCTACGCCGTCTCGAACAACACCGAGCGCTGGTGGAGCCTCGAGGCTGCGCGAGCAGCGGGCTTCGAACCGTCCGACGACGCCGCCGCTCACGGAAGCCACGACCCGCTTCCCGCCGACCAGCGGCAGGGCGGGATGTACGCCACACCCGAGTACTCGCTCGACCGGATGCGCTCCGACTGACGCGCGGAAAGCAGAAAAGCCCCGAAGACTGGCGAGAGTCTCCGAGGCTGATCCGTGCACCCCCTCGGACTTGAACCGAGAACCCACTGTTCGACCAGAGGTGGAATCGAGTGTGATCGCGTGTGAATGTCCGCGTGTGGATATCTGTAGAAAACCCTGTTCAACGGCCCGATTCTGAAACTGAGTCGCGACGCCCAATCACGGAACTTCCCGGATGCATCCTGACTACATCCTGACTAAAACGCGGCGAGCGCAATGGAGCCATCACGCTAGGGTCTGGACATGAGCAACCAAGTCCCTTTCACTCAGGCGATGTACGACGCGCAGCAGCGGTCAGCCGCGCACGACACGGCCCGGCGCGCGGCCCGCGCAGCCGAATCCACTGATGAGCACATCCAGCGCCTCGTGGATGCAATGGAGACCCAGCTCGACCTCGCGAAGGCGTCGCAAGTCTCGGCGGAGTCGGCGCAGAAGTTCTCCAGGTGGATATCCATCAGCTCGCTCATCGTCGCCGTGGCTTCGCTAGGAGCCGCAATCGCGGCGATTGTCGTGACCGTCCAATGACACTGAGTCACGGTTAGTGCGTAACTCGCAGAAATAAATGCCCGGTTAGCGCGTATTTACATGATGTAGACAGGGCGCATCTGTGCGGGTACTCTCACCCTGAACCCGTCCAGGGGCAGACATGGAAATGCCGCCCCGGTCCTGGCAGACACGAGGCGGCAACGAAGGATTTCCGATGTCGATGCTACCCGCCGACGCTCCACGTCGCACTCCTCGACGGGTGCCCCTCCTCTACCGCTCTGACGACCCTCGATTCTCGGTTAGCGCGTACGCGCCTAGAAAGCTGACGCTCGCAGAGATGCAGCGTGGGGTTAGCGCGAACTCCGCGTCAAATAAGGTGCCCGCACACGAGCCGGGCGTTAGTGCGTATAGCGCGTCAACGAACCCCGTTCTACCCCCCAAGGAGAGACCGACCGACGAGGGCACGCTCTGGACCTTCTCCTCGATGGCGACGAGAGCGCGAACGGCTGGACGGTCACAGCGAAAGATTCTGCGGTTCCCTCCTCTGCGACCGATGTACGCGAAGAGTCGCACCGACGCTGACGGCAACGTGATCCGCAAGGGCGCGAGCTACCAGGGCGACATCTGGACATACCTGGCCAAGTGGGGCTTCAGGACGCTGAACGACCTCGACGGCGCTGGATACGCACCTCCGTCTCACGCCGACCTCGCGGCCATGTTCGAACGCCGAGTCTTCGAGCGGGCAAAGACGTACGACACCTACTACAGCAACCGCGGGCACGGCATCAGCATGAGCGACGTTGAGATGATGGCCCCCGCAGCAGCAGAAGCAGTGCTCCGTGACTGGTCTCCGGACTGGATTCGAAAAACGAGAGAGTGGGGTGCCGCAGGAGGACGGAAGTCTCGACCCTCCGAACCGGCCTACTCCGATGAAGACCTCGATGCTCTCGTAGCACTCGACGGGCAGACCAAGGCGCAGCAGTCCATCGCCCTCGATGTCTCGCAGAGCACCATTGATCGAATGCGGCGAGCGCTCCGCAGCCGTTAGCGCGTACTGCACTAAATCCCTGAGCTGTCGGTCCCTCAACACGGTCTAGTGACCGATGGCCGATATCCTTGGTATGGAACGTTCAGCCGTCGCGACTGCATCGCCCCGCCGTGTCGGCAGGCCCTGCGCAGTGTGTGCACTCAGCTCCGAGCAGCGCACCGCGCTGGAGACGGCACTTGCCGCGGGTACCCCCATTTCCCGAATTGCCGAGCAGAGCTGGGCACCAGGGCGAGAGTCCATCTCACACCACCTCCGCAGCGGGCACCTTCCCCAGCAGCTCCAGGAACAGGCTGAACGGGTGCTGGGCCTCGACCATACGACCGTGCTCGCCCGAGTCTCTGACATCGCCGGTCGAGCCCGCACAGCAGCGCTGGAAGCCGCAGACGCAGGAGACCGTGCAGCGGTGTTGAAGGCCGGTGACTCCGAACTCCGTGCCCTGGGCATCCTCACCGCAAACGGCGAGACCAGCGAGCAGGAGATCGCACTCCGCTCGATGTTCCGTGACATCGCCGCAGCCGTCATCCGACTGGCACGCCACGACGCCGCCGCAGCCGAGCCCGTCGCCGCCGAGCTGGACCGGATGCATCGCTCGGCCATCGCCGCCGACATTCGCGAGCAGTACCCCGAATCGAGAATCGAGAATCGACCATGACCGACATCATCGAGTCCCCACGGCAGCGCCTGCATCGTCTCCGTGCCGAGCTGGCCGAACGCGAGGCGGTGGCAACAGCCCCCGCAGAAGCCCAGCTCCGTCTTCCTGTTCCCGGCACGACGATCCATTGTCTCGTCAGCGGCACGACGATCAGCACCGGCACGAGCTTCACGTCGCGTGGAGCCGTGCTCGACCGAGGCACGAACATCACGGTCACCGCCGACATGATCGAGGGAAACCGAGACGCCGGAGGGCGATACCGCGGTCCCGCGCTCGTGCACGATGCTGATGCTCAGATCGCCGCACACGGGTGTGTTCTGTTCGCCCCTGGACCCGCACCCTCCGACATGGTTCCCGAGCGCGGCACGCCGACCTGGCGCGAGCAGCGCGAGAACGCTCGGCAGGCCGCACATCGTGAGGCAGACCCCGTTCGTCGGCGGGCCGCGCTGGACCAGGTTGAGCGCAAGCACGGACCCGCGCCGACCACGAGCACGATTCTGAATTCGACGCCGGACCCATCGATCAAGCTCGCGGAGCAACAGCGCGCTGAGCTGGATGCGCAGGGCCTCAGACTCAAATGGTCCTACGACGCAGTCGAGCCCGGAGTAAAGGTGCGACGATGAGCGGCGCACCTGGAAACGCCTCTCGCAGCGTGCACAGAGCTCTCCGCGACCTCGTCGCCAGCTACCTGGACTCCCAAGGCATCCAGGCCGTCACGAAGCGCCAGGCCGTCAGCATCTCGGACTCGCTCAGCGAGGAAGTCGCTCTCGTACCTGACCTCAGCATCTCGGGCGTTGATGTCGACGTGAGCAGCAAGCTTCGCCACCGTCTGAGCGAGTCCCTGGACTCTGTGCAGCGCGGTGCAATCCTCCGGGACGTGCCCGCCTACGGGTTCGTTCAGTGGCGCGCTGACCGCGACATCTCGGGTGCCTACGTGGTCCTGGACCTCGCGAGCTTCGCCCGTCTCCTCCGCGGCGATCATCTCCCGTCGCCGCCCTAACCCCATGCCACCGCGCGGGTTGCTCCTCAGTCTCCTCGCGCGGGTCCGCCGCCTGAGTTGTGAGCGACGGCGGCACCCCGGCCTCCTCCGTCTCGTTGTCATCGTTCGGCGGAGGGGGCCGGACTCTAAGACCCCGGCCCCCCGCCCAACTAAAAGAGTTGGCTGAACGGAAATCAACGCGGGGGGTCGGCCCCCTTCAAGGAGACATCGTGAAGACCAAGCACGCGAGAACAATCGGAGCGTTCAGAACGTCGGGCGTGAATCCTCGACCACAGGCCCCACACGCCCCTCAGCAGCCTCCGCAGGCCGCAGCGTCGCCCGCACCCCGAGCGGCTCCCCCAGCGCGTCCTGCGCCGCGCACGGCACCGCAGCGCCCGCAGGACGCCACGACGATGCAGGAGGCCATCGACGGCCTCATGCGAGCCGGTGCCGAGCCGGGGCCGCAGCTCGTGACTCCGAGGTTCAAGAGCACGGCGGGACCATGGCTTCAGTTGGGAGCGCATCAGGTGCGCCTGCCCCCGGAGGTGGCCATCGCCACAGCCGTCGCCGCAAGCGGGCACCACTACGCCCTCCTCGCTCATCTCGACGGCAGCACGGAAGAGGGCCGAGTTCAGATTCTCATCGCCGTGCAGCGAGGCGTCCTCGAACTCATCGGTGTCCCCGCATACGCCCTCCGCGACGCGCGTCGGGCCTACTTCGGGTTGTGACCGATGAGCGCCGCATCGGACAGGTGGGCCGAGCTGAAGACGGCGCTCCTTGTTCATGAGCCGATGTGTGCAGATGACCTCAGGTTCGTGGACGACGGGCGCAGTGATGCAGCGAACCGCGCTCTCCGGCCAGTGTGCGAGTCGTGCCCGATCCTGGCGCAGTGCGAGGCATACGCCGTCGCAGCTCCTCGACATGCCATCGTGGGCTACTGGGCGGGAGCGCGGAGGGGTGTCCGACCACGGGAGTCTGCTATTCGTCAGTGATCACGGTTGAGTGTCCGATGTCCTGATAACGAACAGTCGCACGGCAAGGCACCGTTCGCCCCATACGGCAGCTCGAATCTGTCTCAGAAGTATGTCCGGAATGCTGGCTGTCCGCTTGCGTCAATGTGCCAGGATCGGACATAATGAGAGTATGACCACTTCCAGCACCTCCCGCACCTACGGCTACGTCCGCGTCAGCACCCGTCGCCAGACGGTCGATCAGCAGATGGATGCGCTCCTCGCCGCGGGTGTGCCCGCCGACAACATCTATGGCGACGTCATCTCGGGAGCCAAATGGGACCGGGACGGACTGTCTGACCTTCGCAAGCTCCTGCGTTCGGGAGACACGCTCGTCGTCGTCGCTCTCGACCGGCTGGGGCGCTCACTTTCAGAAATGGTGAAGCTCCTCGATTGGATTGTTTCGGAGGGCATCGAGCTTCGCTCCCTGCGTGAGGGAATCGACCTCACAACCCCCACGGGTCGGATGCTCGCCGGTATCTTCGCCAGCTTGGCCGAGTATGAGCGCGCACTTATCCTGGAGCGCGCAGAGGCCGCACGCGATGCAGCTCGCGCCCGTGGCCGTCAACTTGGACGCCCGAAATCGATGGATGCCGAGAAGATCGAAACCGCGCGAGCCCTCCTCGCCTCCGGCATCTCCCGCGTGCAGGTGGCCAAGCGCGTGGGTGTTTCTCGCGCCGCGCTCTACCGTGAGATTCCGGTCGTTTGACCCGTTGTTCGATAGTTATCCGGACGCTCCCCGGATAACGTGCGTGGAGCCCTCTGCGGCCTACGGCGTAGACGCGCTGATGTCCTGGACGGTTGGTGTCTGCGCGACCCTCGGGACAGAGTCCACGAAGCTCACTGTGGCGGCTGACGTGGTTCCAGCGTCGAAGTGGCTGGTGAACTCCAGATCGGAATCTTCTATCGCTGAGTACCACTTCTGTCCGTACCCGTGTCCATTCAAGAACAACTTGATGCCGGTTGCGGTGACGCGAAAAACGAAGAACGCGCGTTGCGCATCGAAGGCTCTTCCCTTGGTGTAGCTGACTACCCTGCTCAGGTAATCCCCGTCTCCATGCGACATCTCGGTTAGGCAGTCTTCTCGTTCTAGCCCGTACGCAGCCTCATACAGGCGGTGGAGGTGAGCGTCCTCCTTCAGCGGCCAATCCAATGAATCGAACAGGCCTTCGACGTCAACCACGAAGTGTCGGGTAGTCCAATCCCACAACGTGTGTAGGCCGTCAGCGATGACTCGCGCGCGAACACCGCTGTACAACACATAGTGCAGCCTCAGTTGGTCGGCAGACATTCGCCCGACGAGAGCCGCCCATGAAACTCCCGCGTCGTTTTCGCCGTCATTGGACCGGCCAGAGGCGAGGACGCCGCTCAGGTACTCAGCGACGAACTCATCATCGGACCACTGAGCTTTCTCGAACACCGCGGCAGCGACCCGAAGCGGCACGGCACCGGGGCTCTCCAAGTTAGTCTTCTTCTCGCCACGCTGGGCGATGCGTTCCACTCGGCGTCGGTACCGTTTGACCAGATTCTGCGCCGACTCCTCTGCGACTGGGCCTAGCCACTTGTTGAGAAGACCGCCCGCCGACTTGCTAAGTTCTCCGACCGCGCCCACGGCAGCAGTGGCAATTGGATCGACCATGCAGGCACCATATCGCGATCCTCCGACAAATTCGGAGCAAGGGTTTACCTCCCAGTTGCGCCAGGCGTAACACGGATAGGTGCGCTCCGAAATACGGGGACTACCTGGAAGGAACCCGACCATGGACACTAACGACAAGACCCGGGAAATCCGACTTCGCCGCGCAGCTCAGCGCCAGGGGCTGAGCCTGCACAAATCCCGGAGCCGCGACCCCCGCGCCATCGGTCACGGCCTCTTCCACATCGCTGATGGGAACAACACCGCCGTCGCCGGACACGGACTCACGGGCCACGAGATGAGCCTCGATGACGTGGAGGTATACCTGGCCGACGCGCAGGACTTCGATGTCCATTTTGAGAACTTCACCGGCCACGCCGAGCTGGAGCAGACGCGCCCCTTCTTGTGGTGGCAGGAACACTACCGCCTGGGCAATCGCACCTTCTCCGGCTGGATGCTTGCCGAACCCGCCGATTCACCTCGGGACCACTTCATCGGCGCTGGCCGCTGTGATCTCGCCTACGCGGCACTGAAGGCGCGCGCCGTGCTGAGCCAGTGGGCCGAGGACAGCGGCCGTTGATCTAACCGAGACTAGATATCCGCGCTACTCCGTGAGAACGATGTTGAAGGAGTCGCATGTTTTTCGCACGATGTCCTCAAGGTCGGTGTCTCGGATCGCGTCCAAAAGGAGACTCTCGCGATGAGTTGCCCGCTCCAGGACCGCGAGCACTTCAGGCTGAGTCGACAACCAGTCGCGACTGTCGATGTAAGAATCAGCACCTGGTTGATGCGCGCGCAACTGTGTGGCGAGACTCGTTGCTTCGTTCAGATAACTATCAATCAGTTCGACGAAGCGCGGCTTCTCGTCCTCTGCGTAGGCCTCCCACAGGATTGTGATGATGTCTAGATCGGTCGGAGCTCCGCCTGGCTCGCTGAGAAGCGCCTCGTACTGGTCATCCAGATACTCGACGGCTCTAGCTAGCTCGTATGCAGGCAATGACTCCCTCTTCTTGAACATCCGCTGAACTTCATCATCGAAGATTTCAACAACAGCAGTGAGACGGTGGATCACGCGGGTGATGCGGCGAGGCGGTGTGATAAGCCCCTTGTACAGGAGCTTATGCGAGACCACCGACCAAGCATCCTGCGAGCGAGTACGTATCTGAACCTCGCACAGGATCGGCCCCCCGACCGCATCCTTCGAGACACCGTCATCAACCGTCACGTGCGTACCGGCGTAGAAGAGCCTGTCGACATCCCCTGACTTCACCTCTGTGACGCAACTGGCCCAGCCGTATGCCTCCAATGCGCGGCGCGCGGCCTTGCAGTCTCGCTTAGTGGAGCAGATGACCCGGACTCCCACCTTGTCGGTGATCGATTCCCACTCACGGACCACGCCGGGTGTCTTGCTCAGTTTGCGTATCAAGCTCCGGGCGGCCTTCACGCGCGACGTGACGTAGTGCTCGCCCGCCACGGGGCCGACGATCTCTCGGACTTGTTTTCGGTACGCCCTATCTGCTTCCGTCAACATCGGGAGTGAGTCCGTGTAAATCTTCGCCGGAGAAGTCTGCGCGGCGCTCTTATCCGTCACCGCGGCCCCTTCGAGAGGTCGTAGCTCTCGGGGTTGTCATTGATGACGATACTGGTTTCGGTGACTTCGACGATGCCCGCATCTATTGCGCTGGAGCTTGCCTGGACGATCACCCCATGCCCCGTGCGTACCCGCAGCCCTCCGATGGAGCTTGACACGAGTGTCGTGTCCTTGCGAAATTCGTTGGCAAGCACCTGATGCGGTATCAACGCTCTCAGTTCGTCCCGGTCCTCCCGGTCGATGAAGTCACGAACGAAGCCCGAGACGTTCAAGTTCGGTGTGGGACTCTCGAGTACCGCCGCAACTGCGCCCCCGTAGCGAAGCTTCTTCTCATCGGAAAGTGAGGGGGACTTGAGGAAGCGACCCACGCTCTTTACAAAATCTTCCGTCAGCTTCTCGGCCTGGTGCACCAGTTCGAACCCGAGGTACCCGTCAAGGAAGTAATCGGCGTAGCCCTGTCCGTTCTGGCGGTCGACCATGAGACCCATCAGACGCTGGGTCGTTGGGTTGATCCATAGAAGTGCGATCTTGTACACCTGGGCGGCGCGTCCCAAGATCAGTTCGTCAAGGTGCTCAACCTCGAAAGAAATCACGCCGTCCGCATCGACCGACTGTCTCAGACGAACGCCTTCTTGGTGTTCGGCCTTCATTATCACCAAACGATCAATGGAGTCCGCGCGGGCGAGCGAGCAGAGGAAGACGCCCGCTGAAGCTGACCCGCCCTGCGATGCATGAAGGTGTTCCGCCATGCTCTGCGAGGCTGTCTCAAGTTGAGAGTGATCGAGCAGAACCGAGCGAGCCAAGTCCGGGATTGGGCTTCCTAGGTCGGTGTTGTAGACGATCTCGCGACCCTTCGCGAAGGATGGCTGAAGCATCTCCTCACGGATAAACCGATCCGTCTGAGGATTGAGAGTCGTTGGGTCCTGAGACAGCACAACCCTCGCACCGCCGTCAATGAATTTCCCCCGCGGGACTTCGTGGATCATCGTCGAGACAAGCGTGATTGGTGGAACAGTCGGCATCTTCGCCCCTCCATGCGTATGCGAGCATGCTACCCAGGCCCGGCCAACCCACTGCGACCAACATCCGGCCCGAACCGATGCACCCGCGTCCCTGGAGCATACTGGCCGTACACCAGAACCTGGCTCTGCCACTGATCCTTGTGACGTTCGCGCAGTCTCCACCGTTGTGATCGCTTCGCCTTCTGCGAAGCGGCGCAGCTAGAACTGCGGCAAGAGATGGTGCCGCTTCGCGACTTGGGCGCGGCATCTGGGCTGTGTGCTCGTCCCTGCTGGGGTGCCAGTCCAGCAGCCATACTGATGAGATGAGACGAGCTGCGGTCGCCGTTGCACTGTTCTTGCTGTCCATTGCCGGACTGGCGGGGTTGCAGTGCGATCCCCGCGGTCACACCCGCATGTGACGACGCAATGGTCGCCGCCGAGCAGGAGACGGGCGAGAACGAGACCGCTATCCTTGCCACCCTCGATGAGTGCGCGGACGCGGAGGACTGGATCGTTGGCTTGCAGGCCCGCCCCACAGCGGGCTCGTTCACCTCGTACACCAGGGCTGAGGCAATTGACTTCTTGGACCTCGCATGCATCCGACGCATCGACGCAGCCGTGTGCATCGACGCCGCAGAACGGGGACATCTCACGTTCGAGTTAGACGATCCACGTCTTCCTGATCTGCAGGTGCCACACCCCTGAAGAAACTCGCAGCGATACTTGCGAATCACTGATAGGTCTTGTGAACGTGCCAGCCATCCTCGCCCTTGTAGACGTCGAAAACGAACGTCACCCCGTCTTCGTCGGTCCCCTGAAATCGCCAGCCATACAGGCCATGATGAGCTTCGCCGGGAGTCACTGACCACGACGAGTGCCTCAGCCGCGTCGGAGTGTCCGAGACGCGCCAGCGTCGGCCCGCAAAGACCATCCGAGTAGGGACGTCGTCCGTCATCCAGAGGGTTGCGGCGTGGTCGACTGTCGGCGTGCTCATGGGTTAAGACCATAGAACAGATGTTCGAATCTTGCTACCCTCGAACATGCCGGGAAGGTGAGGTGCGGCGTGTGGGTGCAGGGGATCGACTGAAGTACTCGAACGACATTCGCGCTCAGCGCGCCGCGGTCATTGCAGCCGCGAAGCGTGGGCCGCTCCAGTCGCTCTCGGATCGAGAACTGGCGCTGAGGGAGACGCCAGTCACCATCTACCCACATGCACTACAGCGAACAGTGCGAGCGTGGGTTCGATTCGGAGCTGAGGCCGTCCGGGTGGACGCGAGGCTCGTGCGTTCGACGCCGACCGCCGCAGGAATCGAGTTTCGAGCCGAGGGACAGACGTTTCGGTGCTGGGTCTGGGGCAATGCCATTCAGCTCGCCGACCATGAAGGCGTGAGTTCACTCTCGCCGACCTGAACCGCTGCCGCTGGCCGACGACGATAAGTTACTGCCTTCCGCCGCGCGAGTTTCCCCAGAGACCCGCACGGCGGAAGGGTAGAGCTTGGATGCGGTGAGTCCCCAGGAACCGCATCACTGCCGCTCTGGGACGAAGAGTAGCCTCTGCTCTCCGCGTGCGTCTAGATGAAGACGGTGTACAAGAATCGGCGCACGTGTCCAGCGGCCTGCCGCCGCATCCCTTCACGCCGCGACAGGCCGCCAGTGTTGCGGAGGCTCAGCCGCGCCGTCCCCAGACGCGCGACCCCATCCGCAGCGACCGACCTTATGCCGACACGCGCGAGGAGTGAAAGGGGTACCGATATATCGCTCATTTCGGTATGTTGACGCCTAGATCGCAGAAAGCAGCGATCTACCGGGCCGGTGAAGTCCCCAGCAACACCGGCAGGTGGCCCCGAGGGTTCCCCAGACCTGCCGGGGCCACCGCCCACTCTGATAGCTCGCTGACGCGGGCACACGAACCCCAAGCGAAGCCATGCCCACCGATGAGCACCCCGTAGGCCCGACGCAGCAAGATCGCGACGTGCTCATCCGCCATCTCGACGAGCTAATCGACCGCGATTGGGTCTGCGAAGCGAACACGTTTGAGTATGTCGGTGATGGTCCGCTGTGGATACTAGTGACCGTCGACGACGGCATCGTGTCAGTGCACCATCGGGAGTCCGAGGGAGAGGACCTTCGGGTCTCGCACTTCATCGGTTACCAACTGGTGGAAAAGGCTGTGGCATTCACGAATAGACTCCGTGGCTCCCCGTCGTAGCGGCGAGCCAGGTCGCCTCACGCGCGCTGATTCATGCTTTACGGATTCGCTTCGTCGCCTTCCTGGGACGCAGCAGCGGCAGCAATAGCAGCCTTGCGCCGCAGGTACGACTCGTGATGTTGAACGCGCCTGCGCTCCCGGCGCTTCTTCTCCTCGGCAGAGAGCGACGTGGCCCCGGCCTGGCGCTCCGCCTCCAGTATCACCGCGGCGGATGCAGCCTTTGCGATCTCGATGGCGTACTCCGGGTCCTGCCGGAAGGCGACATCAGCGAGTTTCCACAGATGACGCATGCGCGCATGCATCCGTGCCTCGGGGTCGATCTCGATCTCCCCGTTCGCGATCATCTCGTCGAGGTCGGCGGGCGTGTCCATGCCGTCCGTGTTAGGTCGCATCGCGCTCTCCAGCTCGGAGCCACGCATCGACATCGGACTGCCGGTAGCGGATGCGCCCACCCGCGTGGATGAAGCGCGGACC includes the following:
- a CDS encoding RelA/SpoT domain-containing protein, which translates into the protein MTDKSAAQTSPAKIYTDSLPMLTEADRAYRKQVREIVGPVAGEHYVTSRVKAARSLIRKLSKTPGVVREWESITDKVGVRVICSTKRDCKAARRALEAYGWASCVTEVKSGDVDRLFYAGTHVTVDDGVSKDAVGGPILCEVQIRTRSQDAWSVVSHKLLYKGLITPPRRITRVIHRLTAVVEIFDDEVQRMFKKRESLPAYELARAVEYLDDQYEALLSEPGGAPTDLDIITILWEAYAEDEKPRFVELIDSYLNEATSLATQLRAHQPGADSYIDSRDWLSTQPEVLAVLERATHRESLLLDAIRDTDLEDIVRKTCDSFNIVLTE
- a CDS encoding WhiB family transcriptional regulator — encoded protein: MCADDLRFVDDGRSDAANRALRPVCESCPILAQCEAYAVAAPRHAIVGYWAGARRGVRPRESAIRQ
- a CDS encoding nucleoid-associated protein, with protein sequence MPTVPPITLVSTMIHEVPRGKFIDGGARVVLSQDPTTLNPQTDRFIREEMLQPSFAKGREIVYNTDLGSPIPDLARSVLLDHSQLETASQSMAEHLHASQGGSASAGVFLCSLARADSIDRLVIMKAEHQEGVRLRQSVDADGVISFEVEHLDELILGRAAQVYKIALLWINPTTQRLMGLMVDRQNGQGYADYFLDGYLGFELVHQAEKLTEDFVKSVGRFLKSPSLSDEKKLRYGGAVAAVLESPTPNLNVSGFVRDFIDREDRDELRALIPHQVLANEFRKDTTLVSSSIGGLRVRTGHGVIVQASSSAIDAGIVEVTETSIVINDNPESYDLSKGPR
- a CDS encoding recombinase family protein codes for the protein MTTSSTSRTYGYVRVSTRRQTVDQQMDALLAAGVPADNIYGDVISGAKWDRDGLSDLRKLLRSGDTLVVVALDRLGRSLSEMVKLLDWIVSEGIELRSLREGIDLTTPTGRMLAGIFASLAEYERALILERAEAARDAARARGRQLGRPKSMDAEKIETARALLASGISRVQVAKRVGVSRAALYREIPVV
- a CDS encoding NAD(P)-dependent oxidoreductase, with protein sequence MDDTHTRRWAVTGAAGTIGRALRAHLAETSVELVSIDVSEITRVGRSERLVRCDIGDLTGLESAFEGCEGVVHLAGIADEADFHDLAEVNIVGTYHVLEAARRAGVGRVVYASSNRLTGSYPTETLVDEAMPPRPDGFYGVSKVAGEALCRLYTDKFDLSTIALRIGTYEPAPGSAREMRTWLSPGDALRAFDAAMTTPQAHTVFYAVSNNTERWWSLEAARAAGFEPSDDAAAHGSHDPLPADQRQGGMYATPEYSLDRMRSD